The stretch of DNA ccgtttccaggcaccggcgatgttttactggctcccacaatgataagccacccgttggcacatgtcgcacctaccacccaaCACATCTGGTGCTATTCTGCCCTTGAATGGATTACTAAATCTAACACTTTCAGTTTCTTCAGTTCACTTCTAACTCTGGAGAATTTAATGTGAATTGAAATGTGTATTTCTGGTACCAAGTATGTTAACAACCCAATCTCATCAATCTTTTCATATCAAAATCCAGGATTACCTTCCCAATAAAAATTGCTTCACTTGCTAATGCCAAAGCAAGACATGAACACTGAATAATAGTACCATCATGACTGGATATATAGCCAGTAGATACAATGTGATGTAACTTTTCACAATTGCGCAGTATGCTGCTCTGAGACGATTATGTGCTGAGCAAATGAATGATAGTACAGCTGCTGGCTTGCTGCATAAACTTCAGAGAGCAGAGCTCAAATTGTACAAACCCTCGCACAACCAAGTTTCATAGCTTGGCAGTGCTTGAGCAAAATACAGGAGGAACATTTACAGGCTTCTTTGCCCCTGTATGATTCCTACATATTTGTTCTTCACAAAGCGGCGGAGAGAGGAATGGTTGCTTGCATGCCTGTTTTACAGGCATGTGTCGCAAAGCAGATGTCCGTCGTCTCAAGGAACTCCTGGGTCTTCAGCAGAATCAGTGGGATGTAGTCAAGGACAAGCCTCTTGCACTGAGAGATAAAAAGAAAAGCAGATTCGTGAGCAGAACAAAACTAGATACCGTTTTTTAAACAAGAAACTAGATACCTTGCAAAGCGTCAAAAACGCCAAAAGGTTTATGCGTACCATTCAGTTGTTACAAAGTTAGCCAATTACACAAATAGTTAGCAACATCTAAAGTTCTAATGATCCTGAACTGGTATATACTGTATATTACTGGAGCTGGTGTATTGGAGAAAAGCACTGTAGTATTGAACAGCTAACTTTCAGAAGCATTAGAACAGGTCAGGGTTTCCCAGTTATTTCTGTTGTACAAAAGACCATGAGAACTAGGTGATCCTGTGATATGCTATCATTTAACTGCAGGCAGATTCGTCCGTGTACCGGTAACTACGACTGTTTCCGAACTTAACTCACCTGCGGTTCATAGTTCTTCGCCTTGCTGCATGTTTTGAAAAGAAGCCCGACTATCTCCAGCTGCAAAAAATCGCGACATGCACAAGAAAGCATTAGCCATGTGCAAAGTACAAGCCAACCATTGCACAGAAGATCGGTAAATGCGATTGAGAACATGACAGTTACCTTGGTGTTGGGATCCTTAAGCATCATaagaacttcaacaagaacaTGATGGCATAGACCACAGGCATCCCCTCGTGTGGACGACAGAGTCGCCGCCCCCTTTGGGCACAGGTGCGCCGACTCACAGAGCTCTTCAGGTTTAACCACAGAAACCTCCAAGAAGAAAGCGGGAATGTAGTAGTCGACCAGCGTGATGCACTGCGAGAAGATGAAAGCCAATCAGTTTACTGAGATTACAATTATGCTATGCATGGCAGGCATTGCCATTTAGCCATACCTGCTGTCTTAGAGGACCCAGGTTTGCACACGTGTGGTGGAGGACACTGAGAATCTCGGTTTGGGTTTCGTTTTGTCGCAGGTAGACCAGAGCTTCAGTTGAGTATTGCTCACATAGTACACACAGCTTTCCGTTTGCCGAAGTTAATCCTGACCCTCTGCTTGCAGGAGGGAAGTTTTCCTGGGCTGAAATGGATACAGCAAAGCAGTTTGATCATAACTCATAAGCTCAGCACTCAACACTGTGGAACTTGAGTTTTTACAAGGAGAGGGGTGTTTAGCTGAAGATGTGGTCAGCATAATTTGTCACAGGAGGATCACAGTTATCTTTATGAGTAGCTATAAGTGAGAGTTCAGACTTACAGGATTAGTAAATGGAAGCAGAATTTACATGCCCTAATTGTGACTACTTCCAGCTAAATATATCTAACAGGCAGCAAGTAAAGCAATTCTTAGTTTCTTACAATACAGGCATCAGCAACATGATTCATACTATTATGTGTCTTTGCAACTTAGATCAAAGCAGAAAAGTAGATGCAGGATTATTTATGGACAGTCTTCTGGTAAGTAGATGTAGGATTATTTAAGGACAGTCTTCTGGTCAAAAATAAAAGGACAGTCTTCTGGTAAGTAGATGCAGGATCATTTATGGACAGTCTTCTGGTCAAAAATAAAAAGACAGTCTTCTGGTAAGTAGATGCAGGATTATTTATGGAAAGTCTTCTGGTAAGTAGATAAAGGATTATTTAAGGACAGTCTTCTGGTCAGTAGATGCAGGATTATTTAGGGACAGTCTTCTGGTCAAAAATAAAAAGACAGTCGTCTGGTCAAAAATTAAGTTGCAGTTCTTATCATAAGGCGAACACTCAAAAACAGGTGGAACTTCAATTTTTGCAAGTAGAGGGTTATTTAGCTGAAGATGTGGTGAGCATAATTTATCACATCTGGATCTGAGTTTTCTTTATGAGAAGAGAAACCATAAGTGATAATTCGGACTTTCAGAATCAGTGAATGGAAGCAGAATAACATGCCCTAATTGTGACTACTGCTAAACTAAAGATATCTGATAAGCAGCAAGTACGCAATTCATAGTTTGTACAACACAGGCATCAACAACACAATTCATACTTGTATGTGTCTGTGCAACCCAGATGAAGTAGAAAAATAGACGCAGAATTATTTCTGGAATCAGCACAAAACCAAATTGAAAGATAGTACTCCATTAGTATTTTGGTCAAAAATTAAGTGGCAGTTCTTCATACATACAGTATATTATACAGTAGCAAGCATCACATGTTTCAGATGGTTTTCTAGCAAGTATTTTCCAGAAAAGTGGATTGGTGGCACACAACTGCTGCATTCGGTCAACCTACCTAACATTATCAGCATGGATACCATTGAGACATGAACAGAAACTCCTGCATATCAAACAAGAACAACCAATACGAGCATTCAATCTTGCAATGAATCCACAGCTTACTGAGTATGCAGGCATATCGATCTGCGCTCCTCATATATGCATCTCTGCTCTCTGCGAGCGCGGCCGAAAAGGCCAGCACGAGTAGCACAAACGCAAGCCTCCTCGACGTCCTCGTCGAGCTCGCCACCGCCATGCCTGCTCACAAGTTTGCCGGACAGTTAATTTGGGGACCCAGAGCACAAAACAGGGAGATGTCCCAACAGCTATGAAGTTGTGCATCAGAATTCAGAAGGCTAGAATGCACAGAAAATCCCTCTTGCTAACCCCAATTCCTAGAAAGTCAATGAGCACCAGATTCAGCAAGACTCGTTCTTGTGGCACCGCCAGAACAATCTTCTGTCCCCACGCCAGAACAAGGCCCGACGAGATCCAAAAACGTACAGCGGATGCTGCTCGAATCGAGCGTCGCTCGGTAGATGCAGGATGAACATGGGGGGTCCAACCCAACCGGGCAGGGCGGAGCAAATCAGCTAGTAGTAAATATTCTCTCAGGGGAATCGCGGAGCAGCTCACCTGGTTGACTCGCTCTGCGGCCGCTCCCCTCTGCGGCTGATTTGCTCTTGGAACGGGGGAGGGCAGCTCGGGGAGTAAAAGCTCCAAGAGGTTAGCTCAGGCCCTGACTCCCGAGGATGGATGGATGGaagcggcgaagaagaagacaacCTTTTCTTATACAAGGTAAGCGGTAAAAAGACTGAACTGAATTGAACTGAACTGAACTGTGTGACCCGTGTGAAGTGCACCCACGGTTCATTAATCATCTGTCATAGCTTTTTTTGGAACTTTGCATATAAAGTGAGATTACATAAATTTTGAAATACATTCATATTATGTATTTATTATTTTTATGACATAACTATTAGTAAAAGAAAATCTTATCCCGAAGAATGGATATTAATGCAAATATAGCAGTTGCAGCCTAATTAAAATAATATTTCGTTAAAATTTAATGGTGTTATACGCTTTAATGTCGAAAAAGACATTTAGCAGGGTAATTTCGCTCGATTTCTTTGTACTTCACATACACGTCAAACTGTTTCATCAATGGATCTTAAAGTTTGGTTGATATTAATTTAACTTTATCTTAACCagttttttttctgttttttaatTAGACTTCTACTGTTTGTCTTTCTTTAAAACAACTATTTTGTCAGGAACATCTTTTCTATGTATTTTTAAAATAATAATAAAGTTAAAATTTCTAGTAAATTAAATTATGTATGCCAATGATTGGTTTAGGTTCATAAATATGACATATACATATGTCATTCATAAAGATAAGATATTTACGACATCTTAGATTAATTATTAGGAAAATGTATAGTACACATTCGCTTTTAATTGTCACACCTAACAAATCCTATCTAGTACACCACATCTTGAATGGAGATGTATGAGTCAACCATTCCTTTGTCTGAGCACTTAAATGTGTATGAGATTAAAGTCCAAATGAGGTAAATACATCAGAGGTCTTAGAACTTGCGTGCGGCGGTCACTTTGGTGCACAAAGTTGTAAAATAAGTGTTTGTGGTCACTAAACTTGCGAGGCCGTTCAAATACAGTCACTCTCACCGTACGCATGCGTATCCGTAGACGCCAGCATGGCATGGGCCCGCTGTCAGCCACCGTAATTGCTCTTGTATGATAGATTTGTAGAAAAGCCTGCAGTTTTTTTTATTTACATAGGAACCCCTAAAATAAGAAAAATAGTGGGGCGGCAGGGTTCCATACTTGGACGTACTGCTAAGTGGCACGATTGAACAACCACCACGCCAACAGTATCATGTGTTTACTTTGCACTACTATATTAAACTGTATATCCTATCCGGGTGGACCCAAAAAGTGATAATGAAGAAATTTATGTCTTCTAATAATAAGAATGCAAAGTGCAATCGGTGGGTTCGAACTTGTGACATGGAGATTCACTCGCGCATAAGCCAACCACCAAGCAACTGCGACATGTGATGTAATTTAGAGATAGACAATGTATATGTTTACTCTTGTTCTCTGTAAGTATGTGccattttaaaaaatgtttaaaCATTGTAAAAAATGTTCGTGTAATTTAAAATATGTTCATGCAATAGAAAAACTACGCGAACAGTTTTTTGAACCATGCGAGCATAATTGTACATTGTGTAAAACtcacaattttttttgaaatgtgtcaacattttttaaatgcaaTGTACATTTCTTAATTTACATGAATATTTTTCACAGTGTTTAAACATTTTTATAAATGCCATGTAGTTTTTTAACGCATGTACATATTTTGAATTGCACAAACAATATTATTTGAAAATAATACATGAACAATTCTTTCTGATCCACGAATTTCTCAAATAAAACGAATAGGTGTTATTATGAATATTTAAAAACTATTTGTGTTATTATTATGCAAACATTTTTATAATTCATAAGTATTATTTTAGAATAATACATGAAAATTATTTGAAATTATCTTATTAATGGCATTATAATTTGCATACTATCTACAAATTTCTGAAAAATAAACAAGTGCAAAATGGGTCGCCGGACCACAGCCCATTTTTGTTGCATGAGCGCTTCCGTTTTTGTACATTAATCTTAGTTACTCTTAATAGCTGTCTACAGATGTGTGACGCAGTTTGTGTGACCTGTATTGTACTAGCATTAGGTCAGGGTTCGAGATCTGGCAGTTAAACTTTTCGTCCCATCGATTGTTGATTTTTTATTTTgcatagaagaagaagaagaagaagaaggggttTTGTGCAAAAATGCGTCCATGTGTCATTGACAGTGGGCCCATGCCATGTTGGCATCGACGGATACGTTCGCGTACAGAGAGAGTGACTGTATTTGAACAGTCTCGCAAGTTTAGTGACCACAAACACGTATTTTGCAACTTTGTGCACCAAAGTGACCGCCGCGTGCAAGTTCTAAGACCTCTGGTGTATTTACCTCAGTCCAAATCATAAGCCAGCCAATTATTTGTATGTGATATTAATTTGATATGTAATTTTTGTACGTGATATTGAGAAAATCTTTAAGTTAATCAAAAGAACCATGCAGATTATTTTCTAGATCTTACGCCGTTTTGGGCCAATTTGAAATTTGGACACTACAATCTCGTTCCCACTGTGATTAGCTGAAATTAAATACTTTTATTAATCACCATCTTCAGATATGTTCTCGTCTTTTTTTTAatatcagtacagacacaagcgctcatatacacatgcatacactcacccctatgaaagaatacacgcacaccctatccctatgagcacctctgaaataaattcagaaataaatgcgagcaccTGGATTTGAACCCTAATGGGCTGgggataccacagtccct from Triticum urartu cultivar G1812 chromosome 3, Tu2.1, whole genome shotgun sequence encodes:
- the LOC125542832 gene encoding proactivator polypeptide-like 1 — encoded protein: MAVASSTRTSRRLAFVLLVLAFSAALAESRDAYMRSADRYACILTQENFPPASRGSGLTSANGKLCVLCEQYSTEALVYLRQNETQTEILSVLHHTCANLGPLRQQCITLVDYYIPAFFLEVSVVKPEELCESAHLCPKGAATLSSTRGDACGLCHHVLVEVLMMLKDPNTKLEIVGLLFKTCSKAKNYEPQCKRLVLDYIPLILLKTQEFLETTDICFATHACKTGMQATIPLSAAL